Genomic DNA from Oryza sativa Japonica Group chromosome 5, ASM3414082v1:
GAGACGAAGTGGCAACGCAGCGTCGATCCTGTCTTCCAGGAGTTGTTATACTGATGCTGAGAAACCTCTTACACAGCAAAACTGGACAGTCTGTAGATGTACTCCCCCATACAGAAAAAACCTCATATCCATTCTATTTCATGCCTCGGCAGCTAATGTCCGCCATCCGTTCTTCTTGAGCCTGAAGAGGGAAAAATAACCGCCGTGCAGCAATTCAGCTTCACGGACTCAATTGTTTCTGCCTCCTGGAACATTTGAGGTCGGAAGCCTTTGTAGGTGCTGTCTTTGTTGGGGCCTTTTACAACTTCCGATTTCCCTCGTCAACAGGGAGATGGGACAAACCACTGTTTGTACCAGACCCTCTTTTGTTCCtgatgatttttgtatgaaaaatAAGCCCATCTGGTGCATGAtggaaactatatatatatatggttccaGAAAATGTTGGAATAAGTATTTGACAAGCACGTGGAGTGAGTTCCATCCAGCTAAAAGAAATATCTTGCAGATGTAATGGCTGGTGTATTTGGTGGTCTCCATGAAAGTGCCTTTTTATTCGGTACTTATATGACTTGACTGGTTGTTTCCTGCTGCCTTCCTTTTGGACCTTTCTACCAATCTATATATGCTATCCTGATAGGAACTCACCCTGTCATTTTGTTATATGACAAGTAATCAGATATTACTGCATGGTTTTCCAAGATAAGATGGCTCTTCTTATTATTCCCTGCGCCTATGCCccatcttttatttatttttcatcaaCAAGCTGGTGAATGATGTTGCATAAACGAAATTTCGTCGTCTCAAGAACATGATCAAGTTTGTGCATTGTTAATGTATAAGCAAAAAACAAACGTGTGAGGCGTGCATATGCTCTCTTCTGACCAAGCCCGTCTTACTGTCCTGAAAGCACGCACGCCACCACCCACCACCAACCCTTCCCCACTCGCACCTACTCCctatcacttacatgtgggacccacaagaAAGAGGAACATACGTGTGTTGTGCATCTCCCATGCAAAACGGGCCAAGATGTGCTTAATCTTATCGTAGTGTTTTACTGGAAAGAAATACGCTTCCAAAAAATAAGTGCGTGTAAAGAAAGATACCAATGCAACTAGCTAGGCATTAAAGACAAAAAAAGGATAATGAAAAGCACATAATTTCTCCATCGAAGCTTACTATCAGTAGTGTCTGTATCATCCACGGCATCTTAAAAACTAGAGTACACACGGCAAGTCGGTAACACTAACTGCTAACTCTCTTATAAGTATCATGTATTGTCTGTAGCGTCCGAGTTAAATCTTGCATATGTCGCATGTATTCTCTTCTTATTAACTCACAAGTGACACATCAACTATCAGTGGAGAAGATAGGAGGGGCGAGCAGGGGTCTCGTCTCCCCTAAGCCCCTACAACTACACTATATTTGCTCTagtttttgtaaaattttaaaagataaGTATCGTTGATCTCTCCGTCAAATAAAATTTAGTGTTTCTTGTTTCGCCACTTTCTCAACCATTTGCCTATAGTAGAGTCGTTGAACTCTGTCCTAGTTGAAGTATTGGGAGCTCTTACATATGCCCCATATTTCAGCCTTATTCATATCTTCAAAATCCTACACATCAATCTGGTAGATAGTATTGGTTCcccgagaaaaagaaaactgttAAAAAGGGTAACTGTCACTGTTTGATACTTGATAAATTTCAGACTACAAGCTCTTAATCTTTTATTAATAACTCTTGAAATGATATAATTATACAacattagacatataaaagAAACTCAACTAAcgttatatatagagagagatatTCCCTCTAATCTAATCTTAAAATTTAGCCATTATATTTCATTCTCACAGTAAAACTGACGAACCGTTGCCAGCAAAACTAGCAGCTTGGGATATGGATAAGTGCCATTGATGTGGTGCTGGAAACGTGGATGCATGCTATCAAGATTTAAACCTTGATTTTCACGAATATtacattaactttttttttgcatctttTAACGTGTGttagaaaataaattttatgtGTGAGTATAGTATTACGTGTGTAGTGATGTGCGTCCGTGTATGTCTGCGGTATAAcaactaaaagaaaataaaaacacacACCTCTAACCAGGGTTTACATTACCGTCGGTAACCACGCGGTTACTGGTCTTAccgcggggtacggtaatagaaaaaccacggtaacctccttaaatttaaataaatttgaaaaataatttgaatttttgataaattttacacggttttATATGGTTTTTCACGGCTAATGTGgttaccgtgcttaccgccgaggcgcggtaaccccggccctTGTTTGATCCAAAGCGTGATATAGGCCATAGCCGCCTCCACACAAACAATCACGAGGAGCAGCCAGCCGATCTTCCGCTTCAACACCTAACCCCCAATCCCAAATTCCCAATTCCAATTCCGTATTTAATCCCTCCATTTCCCAAATCCCCCAAACCCGATTCCACCCAAAatcctcctctccgcctccgcctccgcgcccgccATGAACTCGCTCCAATCCTTCCTCGCCCTcaacccgcccgccgccgccgccgccctcggcggcgcgcgcctCCGCCCGTCGCGCGTCACCGCGTGCCtcgccacgcccacgcccacgccgccgcccccgaccTCCGCGCccctcgcccccgccgccgcggccgcgcgccgcgaGCTGTCCGCCGCGAGCCGCGCCGTGGTGGAGGACGAGGCGAGGTACATCGTCGGGACGTACAACCGCTCccgcgtcgtcctcgtcgccggccgcggctGCAAGCTGTACGACGCCGACGGGCGCGAGTACCTCGACATGGCCGCCGGCATCGCCGTCAACGCGCTCGGCCACGCCGACCCCGACtgggtcgccgccgtctccgcccagGCCGCCACCCTCGTCCACGCCAGCAACGTCCAGTACACCGTCCCCCAGGTCAGTCTCGAACGCGTCACGCCCACCGCCCACCACGTGTTCGACGCATTGTCCAACCCACCTCTCGTCACGCCAAGCTCACCGTGATCATTTCTTTTTTCCGCGTGCAGGTGGCGCTCGCCAAGCGCCTCGTGGAGGCCTCCTTCGCGGACCGCGTCTTCTTCGCCAACACCGGCACGGAGGCCAACGAGGCGGCCATCAAGTTCGCCAGGAAGTTCCAGAGGGTGGCGCGccccgacggcgacgcgccCACCGAGTTCATGTCGTTCACCAACTGCTTCCATGGCAGGACCATGGGGTCGCTCGCGCTCACCAGCAAGGTCCAATACCGGGAGCCATTCGCGCCGGTGATGCCCGGCGCGACGTTCGCCGAGTACGGGAACCTAGAGGAGGCCAAGAAGGTGATACAGTCTGGCAAAATTGCTGCCGTGTTCGTCGAGCCCGTGCAGGGCGAGGGTGGGATCCATAGTGCCACCAAGGAGTTCTTGCAGGGGCTGCGGGATGCCTGCGATGAGGCTGGAGCTCTCTTGGTCTTTGATGAGGTATGAAACATATTTCTTATATTACTCCTTATGTTTAGTATGCTGTGAATTGGTGTTGATTGAGTAATCCATGCTAATCTCACAAGTTCAATCCAAATAGTATAAAACTATTGGTAACTACTTCACAATTTGTATTAGAACAGATGGAATTGTACAAAGTAAAAGTTGTTAACATGCATTTAGTTTAGACCAGAGATCACATTCCATAGGAACCTGCATTTTCATACTTATTCAAATCAGTGCAAATGTCCTAAGCTGTCGATCGTCAATGAACAGTTCTGAAATTCTATGTCTCTGTTGCATTCAGAAAGAGGGCGCTGATCTAATCTAACACTCCTGTTACATGGTTACTAAACACAGGTGCAATGTGGTCTGGGACGCACAGGTTACCTCTGGGCGTATGAAGCCTATGGAGTACTACCTGACATTATGACCTTGGCAAAGCCATTGGCCGGTGGTCTCCCCATTGGTGTAGTCTTGGTCACCGAGAAGGTTGCTTCAGCAATAAACTTCGGCGACCACGGTACCACATTCGGGGGAGGCCCTCTTGTTTGCCAAGCTGCATTGACCACATTGGATAAGATCCAGAAACCTGGCTTCCTAGCAGAGGTGGCCAAGAAAGGAGAGAACTTCAAGCAGCTTCTCAGTACCAAGCTGAGCGGAAACGCCCATGTGAAAGAGATCCGGGGGATCGGTCTCATTGTCGGCATCGAGCTCGATGTCCCAGCGGGTCCTTTGGTTGATGCGTGCTTGGATCGCGGTGTCATAGTGCTGACAGCTGGTAAAGGCAATGTTGTGAGGCTGGTGCCGCCACTCATCATCTCGGAAAAGGAGCTTGAGCAGGCTGCAGAGGTGATAAGGGACTGTCTACCTGCACTTGATGCCTCTACCTCTTAATGTAAGCAACATCCTTAGCAATGGAGGCTAGAATGATCTTCCCCTTTTGGGAAGACCCTTAGCAATGGATGTTAGAATGAACCTCCCCTTTGGGTGGAAGTTCAGATATAATGTGTGCCATAGGTCTACTTGTCGAATCTTCTTCCAAATTTTGGAAACAAATAATGATATCAAAATGTTGTAGTCCAATTGCTGTCAAAGTAAATGATTTCTTGGAGGCTCTCTAGATACTAGATAATACTATCTGAATTCTTccttttttcagtttttgtCATTGACAGAATGCAGGAATCTCTCTCTACGAAGGGAGAAGCCTTGCGAGAATGCCGACGATGGGCGCGACGGTGACGGTGGACGGCTCGGCCTGCCGGAAATTCTGCCGGGAATCGTCGTACCGGTCATCGGCATCCGGCCCTCcgacgatggcgccggcgaTCACATTGGGATCCGGTGAGCCCTTGTTGAGGTAGTCGAACCCACCCTTGCAGGTGACCTTCGCCGGGCTGGACTTGATCGACGGCAACGACGCCGCCCGGTGGTGCACCTCCGCCGGGTACCTGCTGCCGTACCCGACCATGTAGCTCATCGTCTCGGGGTTCGAGCCGAGGATGTAGTCCACCTGCGACCGCACGAACGCGGTGAGCTGCGCTGGCGACCGCgaggcgccaccgccgcactgGAGGGaggccgacctcgccgccgtcaggTGGTCGGCGTGCACGGCGAGTACGAGGGACGCCAGGGTCACGTACTGCATGTTGTTCCATGAGTCCCACCACAGCATGCCGCCGGGGCTGAGCCtggctcccccgccgccgccgccattgccgccggagTGCTGCACGAGGTTGCAGATGAACTGCTCCAGGTTTGTCTTCATCTCGGCGTGGCTGCCATCGGCCGGCAGCTTCCCCTGGAGGACAAGCTGCATAATGCAAGATTAATTAATTGTATAATGTTAACTTAATTCCGCAATCCAAATTAAGCAGAAATTAATTAACATGACCAAGATCGAATCAGGAGGAGGATAGGTTTAGTGCCTTGGTGACCAATGCCTGCGCTCCGACGAACTTGTCGTCCCAGCTGAACATGGAGCGCACGCCGCCGACGTTGGTGGCGCCGGCGATGTAGGCGCTGTactcttcctcgccgccggtggcgatgTAGAGCCAGGCTGCCGCCCAGAGCAGCTCGTCCTGTTCCATTGTCATCAAGCGACCAAATCAAACTATCAATGACTTATTCATCAGAGCTGTCAGCTATCAGTGATCGTTATGCATGCCATTGCTACGCACCTCATCGCCACTGCTAGCGTAGAACTTTGCAGCTGATGGTACACTGTTGTGGTACAAGCCACGATGATTCTTGGCAAACTCAAACAACTGCAAAACAGCGTGTTTAATCGAGATAAATACTACTTATTctgtttcacattataagacATTTTAGGTTATAAATAGATTTATGAATGGatttatataaattaaattaaattgcaTTGTGCATGTAAGAAACGTAGTACCTGTTTGGCGTGCAGCAGGAGCGTGGAGGAGAAgttggcgtcggcggcggaggcgagcgcggcggccgtCTCGGCGGCGATGTCGGAGCCGGGGCTGGAGGCGTTCACCATGTACGCCGTGCGGGGCGTGTCCATGTTCTCGGGGCGCTGCCAGCACGAGTGGTCggagtcgccgtcgccgacctgcACGTacagcgcctcgccgccgccggccgacgcgTGCGCCCTGGTGAGGTAGTCGGCGCCCCACCGCACGGCGTCGAGCGCGTGGCCCAGCTCGCCCGCCGCGTCGAGCCGGTCGCCGTACTCCACGACGCTCCACGACAGCGCCGCCACCGTGAACGCCATGGGGAACCCGAACTTGACGTTGTCGCCGGAGTCGTAGTAGCCGCCGGTGAGGTCCACCTGCATATCGCATTGCATTGCGTCAGTGCGCGCACACACGGACACgttcgaggacggcggcgaggcgaggtcaGGTACGCGGTGGTCGGCACCGTCGGCGAGGGCGGAGTCGGCGCGCCACTGGACGCGCTgggcgggagggaggcggccggagcgctGGCCCTCGAAGTAGAGCAGCGACatggcgagcgcggcgcggtAGTCGTGGCCATGGGCGTCGCGCACCATGCAGCTCGTCGCGATCACCACCAACTCTATCGCAGCCGCAAGCATCGcccagcttcttcttcttcttcttcttcttcttcttcgattAATTTCTTGGATTCTTTTCGTGcttataatttaatttaatacTTGCTGTGTGTGTTGATCTCATAAGGAAATGGacaggatgatgatgatgaacacGCTTGAATCCGGCATAAATGCATGCATTGATTTTTTGGAGGTTTTTGGGAGATTTGTGATGTTCAAATCAATCTCATTAATCGACaataccatgcatgcatgcatgcatttataccgtatttgtatatatatacaattaATTCATTTCCAACTACCAGTAGACTTGTATTGTGTATGGATTATATGGGCAGAGTGAAATCAGCACAGAAATCTTTTTAAGGATGAAAGAAATGCATCAAAAGTCCTCTTGTGGATGAACCAATTACGGAATTATTACCAATGATATGTATATATCCGCTGCGATTTGCGTAATGACATTCTCATAATTAATTTAGCTTCAAAATATTTCAGGTAATTCAATTTAATACGCTGATAACAGTAGATAGAAGGAAGTATACATGAGATCGAAAAAATATTGCTCAATTTTCAAACTAGCAAATGCTCTGAATAAGTTTAGATCGGCTGATCAAATTGGATATCGCAACTCATCATTCCGTGTTGCTGCAATGGGTCGTATGTCTGAATGGGCTAACCACTCTCAGGCCCACTTTTGTTCCCTACAACTTtgcttttttgttttctttttccacatccCTATTTTCCTCGTCCTTTTTGTTTGGCAGCTtgcgaaaaaataaaatttataatttatataccAATTAGTCCActggttgggacttgggagttcAGTTAATAATACTTATTGTTCATATTCAAACTTAGATTGCtcgtgtaatttttttaaaaaaaatgtagataCCTAAAAGTATGTCATATGAACAAGATGTGTTACatcatttatatataaataatataatCATAAAACTTTTACTATATATTATGATCTAACCATTAAAAAATGATTGGTGGTTAAAGTCAAAATTGCATTGGACAACAAGGACATATATTTGAAACCATGgggagtttttctttttgtgttctttcatactccctccattccataatataaggcacaaccatttttttaaatgttccataatatgcatgcatgcatataggtCATTAACTATGACattttctccattaaattattacttttttaaatcctccactctcatgttctctaattctattggatgcatgcattgtatttattaggatgatccaagctacaagatgataataattattttcttggtctttgggttaagggtgattatgccttatattttggaatggagggagtacataattaGCTAGGTTTTGACCCATCATTTTGGGTTAATTTGCAATATCGTGCTATAACTCATGGTTATCCCGTGCAATAACCTTATCAGTTTTTGAAACCTTATGATTTTTAATGGTAATCTCACCATTTTCACGGATTTTGGGGATCTGAAATGTCTTTTTTTCAGTGTTTATAACTTTTTTCAATATCGAACAGTTCATATCTTGCTTTTCTGTTGGGGGTTAACCGTTGTCTCTTAAAACAAAATGAATTGTttggtaataaaaaaaacacttctAAGTAACTTATATACAAATAAACGAAAAACATCCTAACTGAAAATTCCATCAAAGTTTTAAATTACAGATTTAATTTAACCTATGTATGGTACTACAAAATAAGCTGACTGATcgacgatatatatatatatatatatatatatatatatatatatgtatatatatatatatatatgtatatatatatatatgtatatatatatatatatgtatatatgtatatatgtatatatatgtatatatatatgcgcctAAGTCAAATACCAGATAGCTTTGATTAGTATACCTTGGACGTATCAAAATCATACTAAAAGTAAAGAAGATATACAATCCAATTTGTTGATTCAATATAAGATGATAGGCAATGCATGGCGAAAATTGATATTGGAAAATGAAAATCAACGAGAGAGCAACTCAAGCCATTGGCGATATAAAAGCCTAATGCGGTGCCAACTTTGACGGCTTACGCCATCCAACGGGTTTTAAATTTTAGGGTTTGTTTGGTTTGGAGCCAATTTTTACCATACCAAATCTTGGTAGTGCTAAAATATtggcaaattttggcattagCAGTATTCAATTTGAAATATTGTGGGTATAAAAATttgtagcaaaccaaacatgcaCTTGCttgaagttaccaaaattttggtagggtaatAAATTGGtaccaaaccaaacaagcccctaATGACCACAAATATTACGTATATATAGACTTTTAACATGATTTTGATGAGACCAATAATGTGTCACTGGTTTCCATCATAGTGCCCATAAATATTACATACATGTGGGCTTTTAA
This window encodes:
- the LOC4337698 gene encoding endoglucanase 14 precursor, yielding MLAAAIELVVIATSCMVRDAHGHDYRAALAMSLLYFEGQRSGRLPPAQRVQWRADSALADGADHRVPDLASPPSSNVSVCARTDAMQCDMQVDLTGGYYDSGDNVKFGFPMAFTVAALSWSVVEYGDRLDAAGELGHALDAVRWGADYLTRAHASAGGGEALYVQVGDGDSDHSCWQRPENMDTPRTAYMVNASSPGSDIAAETAAALASAADANFSSTLLLHAKQLFEFAKNHRGLYHNSVPSAAKFYASSGDEDELLWAAAWLYIATGGEEEYSAYIAGATNVGGVRSMFSWDDKFVGAQALVTKLVLQGKLPADGSHAEMKTNLEQFICNLVQHSGGNGGGGGGARLSPGGMLWWDSWNNMQYVTLASLVLAVHADHLTAARSASLQCGGGASRSPAQLTAFVRSQVDYILGSNPETMSYMVGYGSRYPAEVHHRAASLPSIKSSPAKVTCKGGFDYLNKGSPDPNVIAGAIVGGPDADDRYDDSRQNFRQAEPSTVTVAPIVGILARLLPS
- the LOC4337697 gene encoding acetylornithine aminotransferase, mitochondrial, with protein sequence MNSLQSFLALNPPAAAAALGGARLRPSRVTACLATPTPTPPPPTSAPLAPAAAAARRELSAASRAVVEDEARYIVGTYNRSRVVLVAGRGCKLYDADGREYLDMAAGIAVNALGHADPDWVAAVSAQAATLVHASNVQYTVPQVALAKRLVEASFADRVFFANTGTEANEAAIKFARKFQRVARPDGDAPTEFMSFTNCFHGRTMGSLALTSKVQYREPFAPVMPGATFAEYGNLEEAKKVIQSGKIAAVFVEPVQGEGGIHSATKEFLQGLRDACDEAGALLVFDEVQCGLGRTGYLWAYEAYGVLPDIMTLAKPLAGGLPIGVVLVTEKVASAINFGDHGTTFGGGPLVCQAALTTLDKIQKPGFLAEVAKKGENFKQLLSTKLSGNAHVKEIRGIGLIVGIELDVPAGPLVDACLDRGVIVLTAGKGNVVRLVPPLIISEKELEQAAEVIRDCLPALDASTS